The proteins below are encoded in one region of Metabacillus dongyingensis:
- the spoIIM gene encoding stage II sporulation protein M: MRKHPLKAMIFQHIKERSSLYVFVFVLFLMGVIFGAVIVNSMNFTQKEDLYFYLSRFFGQVSEGKVASSVEMLQQSFFHNLKYLGLMWVLGISIIGLPVILIMLFLKGMVVGFTVGFLVNQMGWQGFLLSFVSVLPQNIILIPAFIIMGTVAISFSLKIVKQLLMKKTNLTESPFALFTKYAAVFMFISALTIIASTLEAYASPILMKNIIELVSK, from the coding sequence ATGCGCAAACATCCATTAAAAGCAATGATTTTTCAGCATATAAAAGAACGCTCATCGCTTTATGTATTTGTATTTGTATTGTTTTTGATGGGGGTTATTTTCGGTGCGGTCATTGTCAACAGCATGAATTTTACTCAAAAAGAAGATTTGTATTTTTATTTAAGCAGGTTTTTCGGACAAGTATCTGAAGGGAAAGTGGCAAGCTCGGTTGAAATGCTTCAGCAGAGTTTCTTTCATAACCTGAAATATCTTGGTCTGATGTGGGTGCTTGGCATCTCAATTATCGGGTTGCCGGTTATTCTGATTATGTTATTCTTAAAAGGAATGGTCGTAGGATTTACGGTAGGTTTTTTAGTGAATCAAATGGGATGGCAAGGCTTTTTGCTTTCATTTGTATCGGTTTTGCCTCAAAATATAATCTTAATACCGGCATTTATTATCATGGGTACGGTTGCCATCTCTTTCTCATTGAAAATTGTCAAGCAGCTGCTGATGAAGAAAACAAATTTGACAGAATCGCCTTTCGCACTTTTTACGAAATACGCGGCTGTTTTTATGTTTATTTCGGCACTGACGATTATCGCCTCAACTCTTGAGGCTTATGCGTCGCCGATTCTCATGAAAAACATAATTGAACTTGTTTCAAAATAG
- a CDS encoding GNAT family N-acetyltransferase yields MKNPLLIDFPTEITTERLCIRAPRPGDGKEVNAAINESMNELKPWMPFAQKPPTLEETEANIRQSCAKFILREDLRLLIFNRKKGHFIGSTGFHRMDWDVPKVEIGYWISTKYAGKGYMTEAVEALTLFAVKEFGAKRVEIRCDPENIRSRRIPEKLGFILEGVLRQDDVSADGMSLRNTCVFSKIF; encoded by the coding sequence TTGAAAAATCCTTTATTAATTGATTTTCCGACTGAAATTACGACAGAAAGACTCTGCATCCGGGCTCCCCGTCCAGGCGATGGAAAAGAAGTCAATGCCGCCATCAATGAATCTATGAATGAGCTTAAACCGTGGATGCCTTTTGCTCAAAAGCCTCCGACACTCGAAGAGACGGAAGCAAATATCAGACAATCGTGCGCGAAGTTCATTTTGCGCGAGGATCTGAGGCTGCTCATTTTTAATCGTAAGAAAGGCCACTTTATTGGAAGCACCGGTTTTCACCGGATGGACTGGGATGTACCTAAGGTAGAGATTGGGTATTGGATTTCAACGAAATATGCTGGAAAAGGCTATATGACGGAAGCAGTTGAAGCTCTGACGCTGTTTGCAGTAAAAGAATTCGGCGCTAAACGTGTGGAAATCAGATGTGATCCTGAGAATATAAGAAGCCGCCGCATACCAGAGAAATTGGGATTTATATTAGAAGGAGTTCTAAGGCAGGATGATGTTTCAGCAG